Proteins encoded within one genomic window of Methanobacterium sp.:
- a CDS encoding carboxymuconolactone decarboxylase family protein, producing MGEMEEMHELPDNYKSITKRFKEYGDALDELGRIAKEIGPLDEKTCHLIQLAASAAIRSEGGVHSHARRAMIHGASSEELYHTLLIITNTIGYPNIAAAMSWVNDIVEGSDRSRTPMSGK from the coding sequence ATGGGTGAGATGGAAGAAATGCATGAATTACCAGATAATTATAAAAGCATTACCAAACGATTTAAAGAATACGGCGATGCTTTAGATGAATTAGGCCGTATAGCAAAAGAAATAGGTCCATTAGATGAAAAGACATGTCATCTTATACAGCTTGCAGCTTCTGCTGCAATACGCTCTGAAGGAGGTGTCCATAGCCATGCAAGAAGAGCAATGATACATGGAGCTTCATCAGAAGAGCTTTATCATACCCTACTCATTATAACAAACACCATAGGATATCCAAACATTGCAGCAGCCATGTCATGGGTTAATGACATTGTAGAAGGTTCAGATAGATCCCGTACTCCAATGTCTGGTAAATAA
- the moaA gene encoding GTP 3',8-cyclase MoaA, which yields MTAKDKYERPVFSLRISITNRCNVRCFYCHHDGIIPQSYEMTADEIYRVAKIAADIGVRKIRLSGGEPLIRDDIVEIVKKISSVGFKDIALTTNGTLLGKYAKDLKQAGLNRVNVSFDTLNPETYRFITKKDYLEKAKEGIKTASEVGLYPVKVNMVVMKGINHCEIWDMFHFCKENNAILQLIELLNTETCPDTEFFDEYHYEMSGLEDELNEIADDVKTRQFMQDRKKYFLEGGEIEIVKPMDNTEFCKNCTRLRITPDGKIKPCLLRNDNLVDLLEPIRLGYADEYLKKIFLDAISNREPYYKECVETIH from the coding sequence ATGACTGCAAAGGACAAATATGAAAGACCAGTATTTTCACTGAGAATCTCAATAACCAATCGCTGCAATGTAAGATGTTTTTACTGCCATCATGACGGTATAATACCCCAGAGCTATGAAATGACAGCTGATGAAATCTACAGAGTAGCCAAAATTGCTGCAGATATTGGGGTTCGGAAGATAAGACTTTCTGGAGGAGAACCGTTAATAAGGGACGATATTGTAGAAATTGTTAAGAAAATATCATCAGTTGGCTTTAAAGATATTGCTTTAACCACAAATGGAACTCTTCTTGGAAAATATGCCAAAGATCTAAAACAAGCAGGACTTAATCGAGTTAATGTAAGCTTTGATACTCTAAATCCTGAAACATATCGCTTTATAACGAAAAAAGATTACCTGGAAAAAGCTAAAGAAGGAATTAAAACTGCTTCTGAAGTAGGCCTTTATCCAGTTAAAGTAAACATGGTAGTAATGAAAGGAATAAATCACTGCGAAATATGGGACATGTTCCATTTTTGTAAAGAAAATAATGCAATTTTACAACTTATAGAGCTTTTAAATACAGAAACATGTCCTGATACCGAATTTTTTGATGAATATCATTATGAGATGAGTGGATTAGAAGATGAACTTAATGAAATTGCTGATGATGTTAAAACAAGGCAATTTATGCAGGATAGGAAGAAATATTTCCTTGAAGGCGGAGAAATTGAGATTGTAAAGCCCATGGATAACACCGAATTTTGTAAAAACTGTACAAGGCTCAGAATAACCCCTGATGGAAAAATTAAGCCGTGTTTACTTAGAAATGATAATTTAGTTGACCTTCTAGAACCTATACGTCTTGGATATGCTGATGAATATCTCAAAAAAATATTTTTGGATGCTATATCAAACAGAGAACCCTACTATAAAGAATGTGTAGAAACCATTCATTAA
- the mobB gene encoding molybdopterin-guanine dinucleotide biosynthesis protein B encodes MKIISVVGTKDTGKTTLVVKIVKELVNRGFKVGTIKHMHKSFDVEGRDTWKHKEAGAELVIGSADETFFLINQKLDIENLLTRSECLLNLDYMVIEGLKYSNYAKISVSDFEDEFTIAKINAKEIDDKGLKELVDLIEERAYGILPYMDCKDCGFESCKDMAKAVAEGKTTEQICVMKKMKDIELKVDGKPVPMNPFVQTFVQNTTLGMISSLRGEALKDFENKKIELLIKGSTIGKTY; translated from the coding sequence ATGAAAATTATTAGTGTTGTAGGGACAAAGGATACTGGAAAAACTACTTTAGTTGTAAAAATTGTTAAAGAACTTGTAAATCGTGGATTCAAGGTTGGAACTATTAAGCACATGCATAAAAGCTTTGATGTTGAAGGAAGAGATACATGGAAACACAAAGAAGCGGGTGCAGAGCTTGTAATTGGCTCGGCAGATGAAACGTTTTTCCTTATAAATCAAAAGTTGGACATTGAAAATCTCTTAACCAGAAGTGAATGTCTTTTAAATCTTGATTATATGGTAATTGAAGGTTTAAAATATTCAAACTATGCCAAAATATCAGTTTCAGACTTTGAGGATGAATTTACTATAGCTAAAATTAATGCTAAAGAAATTGATGATAAAGGATTAAAAGAACTTGTAGATTTGATAGAAGAACGTGCCTATGGTATATTGCCATATATGGACTGTAAGGATTGTGGTTTTGAAAGCTGCAAGGACATGGCAAAGGCAGTAGCAGAAGGAAAAACAACTGAACAAATATGTGTAATGAAGAAAATGAAGGATATAGAGCTTAAAGTAGATGGTAAACCAGTTCCGATGAACCCGTTTGTCCAGACATTTGTTCAAAATACTACACTTGGAATGATATCCTCTCTGCGGGGAGAAGCACTAAAGGATTTTGAAAATAAAAAAATTGAATTATTAATAAAAGGCAGCACAATTGGAAAAACATATTAA
- a CDS encoding DUF2097 family protein — translation MKKEECKCISCEEICEYVEKEVKPGDIIRLSLGRVYIPGKVITNNEGIIQLEVRGDTIKGLTCIDMEKSKDFIIEIEHECEDKKCTLEAKNE, via the coding sequence TTGAAAAAAGAGGAATGTAAATGCATAAGCTGTGAAGAGATATGCGAATATGTAGAAAAAGAAGTTAAACCTGGAGATATTATAAGATTATCCCTTGGAAGAGTTTATATTCCAGGAAAAGTCATTACAAATAACGAAGGCATTATTCAGCTTGAAGTACGGGGAGATACAATTAAAGGATTAACCTGTATAGACATGGAAAAATCAAAAGATTTTATCATTGAAATAGAGCATGAATGTGAAGATAAAAAGTGCACACTTGAAGCTAAAAATGAGTAA
- a CDS encoding 4Fe-4S binding protein yields the protein MSKHIVSGLNYLAAINLRKQGYLQKEIAEALGMDRSTVSHYINGRNISWDSIEIAEVVSKLCPEDFLKLTYALTKDTKKTRTIIKTLSEFKFKAIVKDSCIGCGLCVDTCLMKAVELNNLKAQIDSNWCCGCHMCESRCPTNSIEILEV from the coding sequence ATGTCCAAACATATCGTCTCAGGGTTAAATTATCTGGCAGCTATAAATCTTCGCAAACAAGGATATCTTCAAAAAGAAATAGCTGAAGCTCTGGGAATGGATAGGTCAACAGTATCGCACTATATCAACGGTCGAAATATATCATGGGATTCCATTGAAATCGCTGAAGTAGTAAGTAAACTATGTCCAGAAGATTTTCTGAAACTGACATATGCACTAACTAAAGATACCAAAAAAACAAGAACAATCATTAAAACATTGTCAGAGTTTAAATTCAAGGCAATAGTGAAAGATAGCTGTATAGGATGTGGATTATGTGTAGATACATGCTTAATGAAAGCTGTAGAATTAAATAACCTCAAAGCACAGATAGACTCTAATTGGTGTTGTGGATGTCATATGTGTGAATCAAGGTGTCCAACCAACTCAATAGAAATTTTGGAGGTTTAA
- a CDS encoding 4Fe-4S binding protein, translating into MVANEKATEDKNISIKREAAEKRELCFENETCIGCGICEQICPVEAIELGPMGAIVRGEIDASKISVDENKCVLCGMCSVACPVEAIDFTIDGKPISEIEEYPRLIRSITPEEESCVYCGACDIACPQGAIRVMRELPERAKLVTGEIEVDKDACISCGMCEDMCPADAIYLEENIPTSSNPEIATDIVVDKDKCVYCGICKRICPEDAIKVICKVCPYGEYEIEEAEVKGDLVVDEDLCVNCGWCQEICPKDVFVVEKPFEGELIIDEDACQGCETCIDVCPCNVLSFPESSESGEIAPKIQKDEKYCIYCGACENVCATNAIKVKRTGVNITPTKSKAWKKAVESLKFSDEVAESSTQSAKAKSEGK; encoded by the coding sequence ATGGTAGCAAACGAAAAAGCCACCGAAGACAAGAATATCTCTATTAAAAGGGAAGCAGCAGAGAAAAGAGAACTTTGCTTCGAAAATGAGACTTGTATTGGCTGTGGTATATGTGAACAAATTTGCCCTGTGGAAGCAATAGAACTTGGTCCAATGGGTGCAATAGTAAGAGGAGAAATTGATGCTTCAAAAATCAGTGTAGACGAAAACAAATGTGTACTCTGTGGTATGTGTAGTGTAGCATGCCCGGTTGAAGCAATAGATTTCACAATAGATGGTAAACCAATCAGCGAAATAGAAGAATATCCAAGATTAATCAGATCAATTACTCCTGAAGAGGAAAGTTGTGTTTACTGTGGAGCTTGTGATATAGCATGCCCACAGGGTGCAATAAGAGTTATGAGAGAACTACCTGAAAGGGCTAAACTTGTAACTGGTGAAATAGAAGTTGATAAAGATGCTTGTATCTCATGTGGAATGTGTGAAGACATGTGTCCAGCAGATGCAATATATCTTGAAGAAAACATTCCAACATCATCAAATCCAGAGATAGCAACAGATATAGTCGTAGATAAAGACAAATGTGTTTACTGCGGTATCTGTAAGCGAATATGCCCAGAAGATGCGATAAAAGTTATATGTAAAGTATGTCCTTACGGAGAATACGAAATTGAAGAAGCAGAAGTTAAAGGAGACTTAGTAGTCGACGAAGATTTATGTGTTAACTGCGGATGGTGCCAGGAAATATGTCCAAAAGACGTATTTGTAGTTGAAAAACCATTTGAAGGCGAATTAATCATAGATGAGGACGCTTGCCAGGGATGTGAAACATGTATCGATGTATGTCCATGCAATGTATTATCATTCCCAGAATCTTCTGAATCAGGTGAAATAGCACCAAAAATCCAGAAAGATGAAAAGTACTGTATATACTGTGGAGCATGCGAAAATGTATGTGCTACAAATGCTATTAAAGTCAAAAGGACAGGTGTAAACATAACACCAACCAAATCAAAAGCATGGAAAAAAGCAGTTGAATCACTTAAATTTTCAGATGAAGTAGCAGAAAGCAGCACTCAATCAGCGAAAGCTAAATCGGAGGGTAAATAG
- a CDS encoding 4Fe-4S binding protein, whose translation MAYRLIVHRELCHGCGNCVVACPVNASKSTEIAGGKGPQEDIGPSIIVEDGAVRINQLKECKNCATCIKACPVGAIELEEV comes from the coding sequence ATGGCATACCGACTAATAGTACACAGAGAACTTTGCCACGGATGTGGTAACTGCGTTGTAGCATGCCCTGTAAACGCATCTAAAAGTACAGAAATTGCAGGTGGGAAAGGCCCACAAGAAGATATTGGCCCATCAATAATAGTAGAAGATGGAGCTGTCCGAATTAATCAGCTTAAAGAATGCAAGAATTGTGCAACATGCATTAAAGCCTGTCCTGTAGGCGCCATAGAACTGGAGGAAGTATAA
- a CDS encoding molybdopterin dinucleotide binding domain-containing protein, giving the protein MKVILNTGRTVWQGQAIESGKDLPMYVNYAAIAHMNKDMMDELGVKAGNNIKVVSEFGDVVVKVVDTKETLPEGMIYIPMGPWANRVIRPTTDCTATPSFKNIPVEIEPTEEAVLDMPTLMKVYKKAQMI; this is encoded by the coding sequence ATGAAAGTCATACTGAATACAGGAAGAACTGTCTGGCAGGGCCAGGCCATTGAATCAGGTAAAGATCTTCCAATGTATGTAAACTATGCAGCTATAGCCCATATGAATAAAGATATGATGGACGAATTAGGTGTAAAAGCAGGAAATAACATAAAAGTTGTTTCTGAATTTGGAGACGTAGTTGTTAAAGTTGTAGACACAAAAGAAACACTCCCTGAAGGAATGATATACATACCCATGGGTCCATGGGCAAACAGAGTTATAAGGCCTACAACTGACTGTACAGCAACACCAAGTTTCAAAAACATTCCTGTGGAAATCGAACCAACAGAAGAAGCAGTTTTAGACATGCCTACGTTAATGAAGGTATATAAGAAGGCACAGATGATTTAA